The Lutra lutra chromosome 10, mLutLut1.2, whole genome shotgun sequence genome contains a region encoding:
- the LOC125078559 gene encoding olfactory receptor 4P4-like — protein MEAYTKAKYMKNQRNISEFILLGLSYDQNIEIFCFVLFLFCYVALLAGNLLILVSIRCSSLFHQPMYYFLIHLSSMDICYTSTVTPKLIADLLVQRKTISYSNCMLQIFTMHFFGGIEIFILTAMAFDRYAAICKPLHYVIIMNRKRCHLLVLAAWAGGAIHALPLFSTAIGLPFCGPNEIDHYFCDVFPLLKVACTDTYITGVLVVAFSGMISLVTFIVLFVSYGIILFTLRNLSAEGRRKALSTCWSHVTVVILFFGPAIFIYLRPPTTFPEDKIFALFYTIIAPMFNPLIYTLRNSEMKKAVRKVWCSSLFSKEAHS, from the coding sequence ATGGAAGCCTACACAAAAgccaaatatatgaaaaaccaaagaaacatcTCAGAATTCATACTTCTAGGACTTTCATATGACCAGAACATAGAAATATTTTGCTTTGTGCTCTTCTTATTCTGTTATGTTGCCCTGTTGGCAGGAAACCTTCTGATCCTTGTCTCCATTCGATGCAGTTCCCTTTTTCACCAACCCATGTACTACTTCCTCATCCACTTATCCTCTATGGACATCTGCTATACCTCTACAGTTACACCCAAGTTAATTGCTGACCTGCTAGTGCAAAGAAAAACCATCTCCTATAGTAATTGCATGTTACAGATCTTTACCATGCACTTTTTCGGAGGCATTGAGATCTTCATTCTTACGGCCATGGCCTTTGATCGTTATGCTGCCATCTGCAAACCTCTCCACTATGTGATTATCATGAACAGGAAAAGATGCCACCTCCTAGTCTTAGCTGCTTGGGCTGGTGGGGCCATCCATGCCTTACCTCTGTTTTCTACTGCAATTGGTTTGCCCTTCTGTGGTCCTAATGAAATCGATCACTACTTCTGTGATGTTTTTCCTTTGCTAAAGGTGGCCTGTACTGATACCTACATCACTGGTGTCCTTGTGGTTGCCTTTTCAGGTATGATTTCCTTAGTAACCTTTAttgtcttgtttgtttcttatggGATAATATTGTTCACTTTAAGAAATCTCTCAGCTGAGGGAAGACGCAAAGCCCTCTCTACCTGTTGGTCTCATGTCACTGTGGTCATCTTATTTTTTGGGCCTGCAATCTTTATCTACCTTAGACCACCTACTACTTTTCCTGAGGACAAAATATTTGCTCTATTTTACACCATCATTGCTCCTATGTTCAATCCCTTAATCTACACTCTGAGGAATTCAGAGATGAAAAAAGCAGTGAGAAAGGTTTGGTGCTCATCATTATTTTCAAAGGAAGCACACTCTTAA
- the LOC125078573 gene encoding olfactory receptor 4C46-like yields MVNRTNMTEFVLLGLTENPKMQKVIFFVFLVIYIVSVVANVLTVITITTSPLLGPPMYFFLANLSFIDACYSSVNNPKLIIDSLREKKTTTFNACIIQIFGEHFIGGADVILLTVMAYDRYVAICKPLHYTTIMNRRVCGLLMGVAWVGGFLHGAIQILFIIPLPFCGPNVIDHFMCDLNPLLNLACTDTHTLGLFVAANSGFICVLLFLLLIISYVVILRSLKNCSLEARHKALSTCVSHITVVVLFFVPCLFVYMRPAVTLSIDKAVAVFYTMITPMLNPLIYALRNDQMKKAIRKLCSRKVISSEK; encoded by the coding sequence ATGGTGAATAGGACCAACATGACAGAGTTTGTTCTACTGGGGCTCACAGAGAATCCAAAGATGCAGAAAGTCATATTTTTCGTGTTTTTGGTCATTTATATAGTCTCTGTGGTAGCAAATGTGCTCACTGTGATCACTATTACCACCAGTCCATTACTGGGGCcccccatgtactttttccttgCCAATCTCTCCTTCATTGATGCCTGTTATTCTTCTGTTAATAACCCTAAACTGATCATAGATTCACTCCGTGAAAAGAAGACCACTACATTCAATGCCTGTATAATCCAAATCTTTGGGGAACATTTCATTGGAGGTGCTGATGTCATCCTACTTACTGTGATGGCCTATGACCGTTATGTGGCCATTTGCAAGCCATTGCACTACACGACCATCATGAATCGGCGGGTGTGTGGCCTGTTAATGGGAGTGGCGTGGGTGGGAGGTTTTCTTCATGGAGCCATACAGATCCTCTTTATCATCCCTTTACCCTTCTGTGGCCCTAATGTCATAGATCACTTTATGTGTGATCTGAACCCTTTGCTCAATCTTGCCTGCACTGATACCCACACTCTAGGGCTCTTTGTTGCTGCCAACAGTGGTTTTATCTGTGTCTTACTCTTCCTCCTCTTGATCATCTCCTATGTAGTCATTCTGCGCTCTCTAAAGAACTGCAGCTTGGAGGCAAGGCACAAAGCCCTCTCCACCTGTGTCTCCCATATTACAGTGGTTGTCCTATTCTTTGTGCCCTGCTTATTTGTGTACATGAGACCTGCAGTTACTTTATCTATTGATAAAGCAGTTGCAGTGTTCTACACTATGATAACACCAATGTTAAATCCTTTAATCTATGCCTTGAGAAATGACCAGATGAAAAAAGCCATTAGGAAATTGTGTAGTAGAAAAGTTATTtcaagtgagaaataa
- the LOC125079834 gene encoding olfactory receptor 4P4-like yields MENQNNVTEFVFMGLWENKQLELLFFLLFLLCYLAVLMGNFIILLTITCSHLIEQPMYYFLCHLSLMDLCYTSTVVPRLIRDLVAARKNISYNNCIAQLFTAHLLGGVEIFILVSMALDRYIAIVKPLHYMVLMNRRRCNTLVFMAWGVGFWHSVALLLMVLNLPFCGPNQIDHYVCDVKPLLKLVCKDIHVVSILVIANSGMVAVVIFLILVASYILILWNLRTYSSIGRRKALSTCSSHIMVVVLFFVPCIYIYILPAGSENKDKEISVFYTVIAPMLNPLIYTLRNMEMKIAMGKVWSKMAHSGAPGKTWQIQQTRSRSDSCPILLLLFSNFDAADDLAQ; encoded by the exons ATGGAAAATCAGAACAATGTCACAGAATTTGTTTTCATGGGACTATGGGAAAATAAGCAACTAGAGttactgttctttctcttgtTCCTACTCTGTTACCTGGCTGTCCTAATGGGAAACTTCATCATCTTACTCACCATCACCTGCAGCCATCTAATTGAACAACCAATGTACTATTTTCTCTGTCACCTTTCCCTCATGGATCTCTGCTACACCTCCACTGTGGTCCCCAGGCTAATCAGGGACTTGGTCGCAGCAAGAAAAAACATTTCCTATAACAACTGTATTGCCCAGCTCTTCACTGCCCACTTGCTGGGGGGTGTGGAGATATTCATCTTGGTGTCCATGGCTTTAGACCGCTACATTGCCATTGTCAAGCCCCTGCACTACATGGTCCTCATGAACCGGCGGAGGTGTAACACGTTGGTCTTCATGGCCTGGGGTGTGGGTTTTTGGCACTCTGTTGCTCTATTGCTCATGGTACTCAACTTACCTTTCTGTGGTCCTAATCAGATCGATCACTACGTATGTGATGTGAAGCCTCTTTTGAAACTGGTCTGCAAAGACATTCATGTTGTTAGTATCTTAGTGATTGCAAATTCAGGAATGGTGGCAGTTGTCATTTTTCTTATCCTGGTGGCTTCTTATATTCTCATATTATGGAATCTTAGGACATACTCCTCCATAGGGAGACGCAAAGCTCTCTCCACCTGCAGCTCTCATATTATGGTTGTAGTTTTATTCTTTGTGCCCTGTATCTATATTTACATTCTACCTGCAGGGAGTGAGAACAAGGATAAGGAAATCTCTGTGTTTTACACTGTGATTGCCCCCATGCTGAATCCTCTCATCTATACCCTGAGAAACATGGAGATGAAAATCGCCATGGGGAAGGTGTGGTCTAAAATGGcacattcaggggcacctgg GAAGACTTGGCAGATCCAGCAGACTAGAAGTCGTTCTGATTCCTGCCCTATTCTTTTGTTGCTATTCAGCA